GAGCGCATGCCGCTATTCCTCCCCACCTGTCCACGTCGCGTGTTCAGAGAGCTCCCACAGACGAGTCCACGCGCGCTTGTCACGGCTGACGGGAGACGAACCCTTGGGCCGGCGGCGGTAGAAGTAGGCACCGGTCGTGGTGCCGACATCCGTTGCCGCGCACAGGTACACGAGCGTGTCCGCCGCCTCTTGTGCGGTGAGTTTGGGCACGAACCTACCCCACAACTGGCCGCTGGCACCCCACCCATCTTGGCCGAATCCGGTACTGGCCATACCCGGGTGCATCACGTTGGATGTCACTCCGGTACCGCCAAGCCGCACGGCGAGCTCGTAGGCGAACATGATGTTGGCCAGTTTGGAGTGTGCGTAGGCGCCAAACGGCGACCACCGCCGCTCAAGCGTCAGGTCGTCGAAGCGCAGGCCGCGCCATGCGGCGTAGTGCGCATCGCTTGAGACGGTGACGACGCGACCCTGCGCAGCCTGAAGCGCCGGGCGCAGCAGCCGCGTGAGCAGATGGTGCGACAGGTGGTTCACCTGAAAGGTGAGTTCGTGCCCATCTGCGGTGAGCTGGCGAGCCGAAGCGATGAGGCCGGCGTTGTTGACCAGGACATCAAGCTCAGGACAGGCGGCGAGCACCTCGGTCGCCGCCGTACCTACACTGGCAAACGACGATAGGTCGCACTGCACCACCCGGACCCGTGCGTCTTCGCCGGACAGCTGCTTGATCTGCTCGCGCACCGTCTCGCCCCGAGCCGTGTCGCGAACCAGTAGCACGACGCGCGCGCCTTGCTGCGCCAACTCCACTGCGGCCGCGCGACCGATGCCTGACGATGCGCCGGTGATTGCGATCGTTCTCCCCGCAAGATCACCGGGTTCAGTCACGCGTCACAACCATCGTGCCGATGGGCACCTGCGGCCAAAGCTCGAGCACGTCACGGTTGTACATGCGGATGCAGCCGTGCGAAGCGCGCGTGCCGATCACCCACTCCTGGTTCGTGCCGTGGATGTTGTAAGCGGTGTGCACGTATCGGTAGCCGCTACCCGTGCGGACCT
The genomic region above belongs to Coriobacteriia bacterium and contains:
- a CDS encoding SDR family oxidoreductase → MTEPGDLAGRTIAITGASSGIGRAAAVELAQQGARVVLLVRDTARGETVREQIKQLSGEDARVRVVQCDLSSFASVGTAATEVLAACPELDVLVNNAGLIASARQLTADGHELTFQVNHLSHHLLTRLLRPALQAAQGRVVTVSSDAHYAAWRGLRFDDLTLERRWSPFGAYAHSKLANIMFAYELAVRLGGTGVTSNVMHPGMASTGFGQDGWGASGQLWGRFVPKLTAQEAADTLVYLCAATDVGTTTGAYFYRRRPKGSSPVSRDKRAWTRLWELSEHATWTGGEE